In Bacillus sp. DX3.1, the following proteins share a genomic window:
- a CDS encoding DUF2515 domain-containing protein, which translates to MFVQDEYEKIKRERSGISCMKEEKYLIGRIKQQTVLANVDNISRTHAYQEYYLRNKEIGWSFLASMVSRNAGWNMTDLEGKYYPRVLSEEIRKQLFLTYESANWLIFSDAYPQLLLYEYSKEMKRPLFHLLQFFYVSIFMEKEWRNFWKSGDRKRLITALIINEQNKIQKPVIEHPFFQKHVFQTLLFKFQELFHFSAVIFPTTAGELYGFSVYQFETLQKRIELGKKLGWLLFHPTYEKMFHAFALLTVHTGSRMDYEQYFAVSKEKDTPQLREAFTIISHHNKVEKDWFDENMEVEAWFLFQEPEEEIDITAWFLQKQQQVHIFSSLNSFF; encoded by the coding sequence ATGTTTGTACAGGATGAGTATGAGAAAATAAAAAGAGAGCGCAGCGGAATTTCTTGTATGAAAGAAGAGAAATATTTGATAGGACGTATTAAGCAACAGACAGTTCTAGCAAATGTAGATAATATTTCACGCACACACGCTTATCAAGAATACTACTTGCGAAATAAAGAAATCGGGTGGTCATTTTTAGCGAGTATGGTATCGAGGAATGCTGGATGGAATATGACAGATTTAGAAGGGAAATATTATCCGAGAGTTCTATCTGAGGAAATCAGAAAGCAATTATTTCTTACGTATGAAAGTGCAAATTGGCTCATTTTTTCAGACGCATATCCGCAATTGTTACTCTATGAGTACAGCAAAGAAATGAAAAGACCATTGTTTCATTTATTACAGTTTTTTTATGTATCTATTTTTATGGAGAAAGAATGGAGAAATTTTTGGAAGAGCGGAGATCGAAAGCGACTAATCACAGCGCTTATTATTAATGAACAAAATAAAATTCAAAAGCCTGTCATTGAACATCCGTTTTTTCAAAAACATGTATTTCAAACCTTACTGTTTAAGTTCCAAGAATTGTTTCATTTTAGTGCTGTTATTTTTCCGACCACAGCTGGGGAGTTGTATGGTTTTTCCGTATATCAATTTGAAACATTGCAAAAACGTATAGAATTAGGAAAGAAATTAGGATGGCTACTATTTCATCCAACATATGAAAAGATGTTTCATGCTTTTGCTTTATTAACGGTTCATACAGGGTCAAGAATGGATTATGAGCAGTATTTTGCTGTTTCAAAAGAGAAAGATACACCGCAACTTCGAGAGGCTTTTACAATCATCTCTCATCATAATAAGGTAGAAAAAGATTGGTTTGATGAAAACATGGAGGTAGAGGCGTGGTTTTTATTTCAGGAGCCAGAAGAAGAAATAGATATTACAGCCTGGTTTTTACAAAAACAACAACAAGTACATATTTTTTCTTCATTAAATAGCTTTTTTTAA